Proteins from one candidate division KSB1 bacterium genomic window:
- a CDS encoding DUF4809 family protein yields MAHTKDLIPASKIPCCPDLETEPVCDVMRFAYRLTRNTEVIVNDRRLIVPVEVTLRARFERCDGPLALGDLVYSTTLLPGEKVRLFSQDRRTRFSFDSESKLSYRHTQMAESRVYMNMVAQSMNDVSVNQNATDTHQSQGAFEGHADAGLTSLWGGEANASGSYNASSINTFAQELKRHAQASHSRSELATRAASSVSIGEVSNRTHSEGETQDHFESASREFSNPNRCRAITFLFYQINRIQTVKFEIEAITRRVIDPLDNSRVSPNLPIPRTGVTALPESVRATDAKRLELENAARASVLAERNFAFEFRGQRTAGFASRATVLAATLPAEEPFSPEVRAQALQQVDQELVKEGLLDKVGGDIAPEAKLQLSFESRSSLPTPGVIVKGCLDECDICEPAVEREIQLSLERKRLENELLKKQIELLEKSREYRCCPAGEKEKSGDDDE; encoded by the coding sequence ATGGCCCACACCAAAGATCTTATCCCGGCCTCCAAAATCCCCTGCTGCCCTGACCTGGAAACCGAACCGGTGTGCGATGTGATGCGCTTTGCCTACCGCCTCACGCGCAACACGGAGGTGATCGTCAATGACCGCCGGCTGATCGTGCCGGTGGAAGTGACCCTGCGCGCCCGCTTCGAACGCTGCGACGGCCCGCTCGCGCTCGGCGATTTGGTGTATTCCACCACGCTGCTGCCCGGCGAAAAAGTGAGACTGTTCTCACAGGATCGCCGCACACGTTTCAGTTTCGACAGCGAGAGCAAGCTGAGCTATCGTCACACCCAGATGGCGGAATCACGCGTTTACATGAACATGGTGGCGCAATCGATGAACGACGTCAGCGTCAACCAGAACGCCACCGACACCCATCAATCGCAGGGCGCCTTCGAAGGTCACGCCGATGCCGGTCTGACTTCGCTGTGGGGCGGGGAGGCCAATGCCAGCGGCTCCTACAATGCCAGTTCGATCAACACCTTTGCGCAGGAATTGAAGCGCCACGCGCAAGCCTCGCATTCCCGTTCGGAGCTGGCCACCCGCGCCGCCAGTTCGGTTTCGATCGGGGAAGTCTCCAATCGCACTCACAGTGAGGGCGAAACGCAGGATCATTTCGAATCGGCCTCGCGCGAGTTCTCCAACCCCAACCGCTGCCGCGCCATTACTTTTTTGTTTTATCAGATCAACCGTATCCAAACGGTGAAATTCGAGATCGAGGCCATCACCCGCCGTGTCATCGATCCGTTGGACAACAGCCGCGTCAGCCCCAACCTGCCCATTCCGCGCACCGGCGTGACCGCTCTGCCGGAGAGCGTGCGCGCCACCGACGCCAAACGGCTGGAGCTCGAAAACGCGGCGCGGGCCAGTGTGTTGGCCGAGCGCAACTTCGCCTTCGAGTTTCGCGGGCAGCGTACCGCCGGTTTCGCGAGCCGGGCGACAGTTTTGGCAGCCACCCTGCCGGCGGAAGAACCGTTCAGCCCGGAAGTCCGCGCCCAGGCGTTGCAACAAGTCGATCAGGAATTGGTGAAAGAAGGTTTGTTGGACAAAGTGGGTGGTGACATTGCGCCGGAAGCCAAGCTCCAGCTTTCCTTCGAATCGCGCTCTTCGCTGCCGACCCCCGGCGTGATCGTCAAGGGCTGTTTGGATGAGTGCGACATTTGCGAGCCGGCGGTCGAGCGCGAGATTCAGCTCTCGCTCGAACGCAAGCGCCTGGAGAACGAGCTGCTCAAGAAGCAGATCGAGCTGCTGGAGAAATCGCGGGAATATCGCTGCTGCCCGGCGGGCGAGAAGGAAAAGTCCGGAGACGACGATGAATAA
- a CDS encoding metallophosphoesterase, whose protein sequence is MFSRPLARAGWPVTFLLLCFSFPLQAQFEIRPYVQNTSTSKAVVIWYTSESQPGFLRYGREMGQWLNTLRTPAGTLHRVELTNLNSNTKYFYEVGSDNTVFAGGEAYFFRTHPKPGARVPFRFFAFGDFGDGSDTQQATAAQLLKQDPRHQFALLLGDIIYSSGARDKYLVNYFPVYQDIIRHSAWWPTLGNHDIKSNNGAAYFEFFETPANNPRKVENYYSFDYANAHMVSLDDELHFSGNNLQQQLDWVRRDLADAQSRGQQWLIVMWHKPPYSAGTHGDDQDIQKYFVPIMDEYGVDLVLCGHSHVAERSFLLSNHRIVNRDLNRYPKDGFKPGTIYVVSGAGGKTGGVDPHPLMGFQLGNVTGFESIYINGDTLIGEWLNDKGERKDRFVMLKSGSGRPTLVAVDDEAITPGRFAIHYPNPFHASAPGAGLHIRFSITSPAPVHAAVYDMLGRELARLSNGEIRAAGEHELRWDGRDANGRVAARGVYFYRVQAGNRAHSAKVLVLP, encoded by the coding sequence ATGTTTTCCCGCCCATTGGCGCGGGCAGGATGGCCCGTCACCTTCTTGCTGCTGTGTTTCTCTTTTCCGTTACAGGCACAATTCGAAATCCGGCCTTATGTGCAAAATACTTCCACGAGCAAAGCCGTGGTGATTTGGTACACCAGCGAGAGCCAGCCGGGGTTTTTGCGCTATGGCCGGGAGATGGGGCAATGGCTCAACACGTTGCGGACACCAGCCGGCACGCTCCATCGTGTCGAGCTCACCAATCTCAATTCCAACACCAAATATTTTTATGAGGTCGGCTCCGACAACACTGTTTTTGCCGGTGGTGAGGCCTATTTCTTCCGCACCCATCCCAAGCCGGGCGCGCGCGTGCCGTTCCGCTTTTTTGCCTTTGGCGATTTCGGCGACGGCTCCGACACGCAACAGGCCACCGCGGCACAACTGCTCAAGCAGGATCCCCGCCATCAGTTCGCCCTGCTGCTGGGCGACATCATCTACAGCAGCGGCGCGCGCGACAAATATTTGGTCAACTACTTCCCGGTGTATCAGGACATCATCCGCCACAGCGCCTGGTGGCCGACGCTGGGCAATCACGACATCAAATCCAACAACGGTGCCGCTTATTTCGAATTCTTCGAAACACCGGCCAACAATCCACGAAAGGTCGAAAATTATTATTCCTTCGACTACGCCAACGCCCACATGGTCTCGCTCGATGATGAGCTGCATTTCTCCGGCAACAACCTGCAACAGCAACTGGACTGGGTGAGGAGGGATCTGGCGGACGCCCAAAGTCGCGGCCAGCAATGGCTGATTGTGATGTGGCACAAGCCGCCCTACAGCGCCGGCACGCACGGCGATGACCAGGATATCCAGAAATATTTCGTGCCGATCATGGACGAATACGGCGTCGATCTGGTGCTGTGCGGCCATTCCCATGTCGCCGAGCGTTCGTTTCTGCTCAGCAACCACCGCATTGTGAACAGGGATCTGAACCGCTATCCCAAGGACGGGTTCAAACCCGGCACGATCTATGTCGTCTCCGGCGCGGGCGGCAAAACCGGCGGCGTCGATCCGCACCCGCTCATGGGTTTTCAGCTCGGCAACGTCACCGGCTTCGAGAGCATTTACATCAACGGCGATACGTTGATCGGTGAATGGCTCAACGACAAGGGCGAACGGAAGGATCGTTTCGTCATGCTCAAGAGCGGCAGCGGCCGGCCCACGCTGGTGGCGGTCGACGACGAGGCGATCACGCCCGGCCGGTTCGCGATTCATTACCCCAATCCCTTTCACGCCAGCGCGCCGGGAGCGGGATTGCACATTCGCTTCAGCATCACCAGCCCGGCACCGGTGCATGCCGCGGTGTACGACATGCTCGGCCGTGAGCTGGCGCGTCTGAGCAACGGCGAGATCCGTGCCGCAGGCGAACATGAACTGCGCTGGGATGGCCGCGATGCCAACGGCCGGGTTGCAGCCCGCGGTGTTTACTTCTATCGTGTACAGGCCGGCAACCGCGCGCATTCGGCCAAGGTGTTGGTGCTCCCCTGA